Proteins encoded within one genomic window of Chthonomonadales bacterium:
- the dgoD gene encoding galactonate dehydratase, giving the protein MRITRLETLLVKPRSLFLKVHTDEGLVGLGEPILEGRAATCAQAVAELEPYLVGKDPTRVAHHWQAMYRHAFYRGGPILTSALSGVEQALWDLAGKAVGLPVYRLLGGPTRDRIRVYAGAGGPTPEEAARAARARVEEGFTAIKTGPAGGRPARIVETPGFVDRVLSTFAAMREAVGSEVDIAIDFHGAISPQTAALLIKALEPYQPLFVEEPVQCQNVDVLADLARKTHVPIATGERLFTKWAFREVLERRAASVLQPDLSHAGGILECRLIAGMAEAWYAAIAPHCPLGPIALAACLQLDACVPNFLVQEFVTLGQGYLKQPFVAREGYIDLPTAPGLGIELDEEALADQITGTGWSCPELYAPDDGSVADW; this is encoded by the coding sequence ATGCGCATTACGCGCCTGGAGACGCTGCTGGTCAAGCCACGCAGTCTGTTCCTGAAGGTCCACACGGATGAAGGGCTGGTGGGGCTCGGCGAGCCGATCCTGGAGGGCCGCGCGGCCACCTGCGCGCAGGCCGTCGCGGAACTGGAACCCTACCTGGTCGGCAAAGACCCGACTCGTGTCGCGCATCACTGGCAGGCGATGTATCGGCACGCGTTCTACCGGGGCGGGCCGATCCTCACGAGCGCGCTCTCCGGCGTTGAGCAGGCGCTCTGGGACCTAGCGGGCAAGGCCGTCGGGCTGCCGGTCTACCGGCTTCTCGGTGGCCCGACCCGCGACCGGATCCGCGTCTACGCCGGCGCGGGCGGCCCCACGCCGGAGGAGGCCGCTCGCGCGGCCCGGGCGCGCGTGGAGGAGGGATTCACCGCGATCAAGACCGGGCCGGCGGGCGGCCGGCCGGCGCGGATCGTGGAGACGCCCGGATTCGTCGATCGCGTCCTGAGCACCTTCGCCGCGATGCGCGAGGCGGTGGGCAGCGAGGTGGACATCGCTATCGACTTCCACGGCGCGATCAGCCCGCAGACCGCCGCGCTCCTCATCAAGGCGCTCGAGCCCTATCAGCCGCTCTTCGTCGAGGAGCCGGTGCAGTGCCAGAACGTCGATGTGCTGGCCGACCTCGCCCGCAAAACGCACGTTCCGATCGCCACGGGAGAGCGTCTGTTCACGAAGTGGGCCTTCCGGGAGGTGCTGGAGCGACGCGCCGCATCGGTGCTCCAACCTGACCTCTCGCACGCGGGCGGCATCCTCGAGTGCCGCCTGATCGCCGGGATGGCGGAGGCCTGGTACGCCGCCATCGCTCCGCACTGCCCGCTCGGGCCGATCGCGCTGGCGGCCTGCCTTCAGTTGGACGCCTGCGTTCCGAACTTCCTGGTACAGGAGTTCGTCACGCTCGGCCAGGGCTACCTGAAGCAGCCCTTCGTGGCGCGCGAGGGCTACATCGACCTGCCGACGGCTCCGGGCCTCGGCATCGAGCTCGACGAGGAAGCGCTCGCTGACCAGATCACGGGCACGGGCTGGAGCTGCCCCGAGTTGTACGCTCCCGACGATGGCTCCGTCGCCGACTGGTGA
- a CDS encoding NAD-binding protein, which translates to MGRAVAANLVWFAALLAACAALLGASGCFPDQGVGERLVTAFYMVRVEGVPDAARNRAVRDVLVFVMPALGLAILGEGALRVAAIYLGRRRHGGEWEALMASGLSGHTVICGGGELGRALLLELLRRDREAAVVVVDTHPDILADIGAHGPEVHCVHGDMTARRTLEQANVARAGTVIVTSGDDARNLETAARVLQISPATEVWVRLYRIVLSEMLDSAARSNIHFFSPYQRAAETLLDRLGPAGKAGKP; encoded by the coding sequence GTGGGGCGGGCCGTTGCCGCGAATCTGGTCTGGTTCGCCGCGCTGCTGGCGGCTTGCGCGGCGTTGCTGGGCGCGAGCGGCTGCTTCCCGGACCAGGGCGTCGGCGAGCGCCTGGTGACCGCCTTCTACATGGTGCGCGTGGAGGGAGTGCCAGACGCGGCGCGCAACCGCGCGGTACGTGACGTGCTCGTGTTCGTTATGCCGGCGCTCGGGCTGGCGATCCTGGGCGAGGGCGCGCTGCGCGTCGCGGCCATCTACCTCGGGCGCAGGCGGCACGGGGGCGAATGGGAGGCGCTCATGGCGTCGGGACTGTCCGGCCACACGGTGATCTGCGGGGGCGGCGAGCTCGGACGGGCGCTCCTGCTGGAACTGCTGCGCCGCGACCGGGAGGCCGCCGTCGTCGTGGTCGACACGCACCCGGACATCCTCGCGGACATCGGCGCGCATGGCCCCGAGGTGCACTGCGTGCACGGCGACATGACGGCCCGGCGCACGCTGGAGCAAGCGAACGTGGCGCGGGCCGGCACGGTCATCGTCACCTCGGGTGACGATGCGCGCAACCTGGAGACCGCCGCCCGAGTCCTGCAGATCAGCCCCGCGACCGAGGTGTGGGTCCGTCTCTACCGAATCGTCCTCTCCGAGATGCTCGACTCGGCGGCGCGGTCCAACATTCACTTCTTCAGCCCGTACCAGCGCGCCGCGGAGACGCTTCTTGACCGGCTCGGCCCGGCGGGCAAGGCCGGCAAGCCGTAG